The following are encoded together in the Triticum dicoccoides isolate Atlit2015 ecotype Zavitan chromosome 6B, WEW_v2.0, whole genome shotgun sequence genome:
- the LOC119323461 gene encoding serine carboxypeptidase 3, with translation MATTSRLLLLLVLCVAAAGALRLPPDASFPGAQAERLIRALNLLPGASSGHGGKVGAGKEDVAPGQLLERRVTLPGLPEGVSDLGHHAGYYRLPNTHDARMFYFFFESRGKKEDPVVIWLTGGPGCSSELAVFYENGPFTIANNMSLVWNKFGWDKISNIIFVDQPTGTGFSYSSDDRDTRHDEAGVSNDLYDFLQVFFKKHPEFVKNDFFITGESYAGHYIPAFASRVHQGNKKNEGTHINLKGFAIGNGLTDPAIQYKAYTDYALDMNLIKKADYDRINKFIPPCEFAIKLCGTDGKASCMAAYMVCNTIFNSIMKLVGTKNYYDVRKECEGKLCYDFSNLEKFFGDKAVRQAIGVGDIEFVSCSTSVYQAMLTDWMRNLEVGIPALLEDGINVLIYAGEYDLICNWLGNSRWVHSMEWSGQKDFAKTAESSFLVDDAQAGVLKSHGALSFLKVHNAGHMVPMDQPKAALEMLRRFTQGKLKEAVPEEESSTTTFYAAM, from the exons ATGGCGACGACCTCGCGCCTTCTCCTCTTGCTCGTGCTCTGCGTCGCGGCGGCCGGCGCGCTCCGGCTGCCCCCGGACGCCAGCTTCCCGGGCGCGCAGGCGGAGCGCCTCATCCGCGCGCTCAACCTGCTCCCCGGGGCGTCCTCCGGCCACGGTGGCAAGGTTGGTGCGGGAAAAGAGGATGTCGCGCCCGGGCAGCTGCTGGAGCGCCGGGTCACGCTCCCCGGGCTCCCCGAGGGCGTCAGCGACCTCGGCCACCACGCCGGCTACTACCGCCTCCCCAACACCCACGACGCCAG GatgttctacttcttcttcgagtcGCGGGGCAAGAAGGAGGACCCCGTGGTGATCTGGCTCACCGGCGGCCCGGGGTGCAGCAGCGAGCTCGCCGTCTTCTACGAGAACGGGCccttcaccatcgccaacaacatgtCCCTCGTCTGGAACAAGTTCGGCTGGGACAAG ATTTCGAACATCATATTTGTGGATCAGCCCACCGGGACTGGGTTCAGCTACAGCTCCGACGACCGCGACACCCGTCACGACGAGGCAGGGGTCAGCAATGACCTGTATGACTTTCTCCAG GTCTTCTTCAAGAAGCACCCGGAATTTGTAAAGAACGACTTCTTCATAACCGGAGAATCCTATGCTGGGCACTACATTCCAGCATTTGCAAGCCGAGTTCACCAGGGAAACAAGAAAAATGAGGGCACTCACATAAACCTAAAG GGATTTGCGATTGGTAATGGCCTCACAGATCCGGCAATCCAATACAAGGCCTACACAGACTATGCATTGGACATGAACCTTATTAAGAAAGCTGACTATGACAGGATCAACAAATTCATCCCACCATGTGAATTTGCAATCAAACTTTGTG GTACAGATGGGAAGGCATCTTGCATGGCAGCATATATGGTCTGCAATACCATCTTCAACTCTATCATGAAGCTTGTTGGTACAAAGAAT TATTACGACGTTAGGAAGGAGTGCGAAGGAAAACTCTGCTACGACTTCTCAAACTTGGAGAAGTTCTTCGGCGACAAAGCAGTCAGACAGGCGATTGGAGTAGGTGACATTGAATTCGTCTCATGCAGCACTTCAGTTTATCAAGCGATGCTCACAGACTGGATGAGGAACTTGGAAGTCGGCATCCCAGCTCTACTTGAGGATGGGATCAATGTGCTCATATATGCTGGGGAATATGACCTTATATGCAATTGGCTCG GAAACTCAAGGTGGGTTCACTCGATGGAATGGTCTGGTCAGAAAGACTTTGCCAAAACTGCCGAATCATCGTTTTTAGTTGACGATGCCCAAGCTGGAGTCTTGAAGAGCCACGGGGCACTCAGCTTCCTCAAG GTTCACAATGCTGGCCACATGGTTCCGATGGACCAACCAAAGGCCGCCCTTGAAATGCTGAGGAGATTCACCCAGGGGAAACTCAAGGAGGCGGTTCCTGAAGAAGAGTCATCGACGACCACGTTTTACGCCGCGATGTGA